One Candidatus Culexarchaeum yellowstonense genomic region harbors:
- the gcvPB gene encoding aminomethyl-transferring glycine dehydrogenase subunit GcvPB, protein MFRQAKWREPLIFELGYDGRRGYIPPKVDDEVKSAVGDVLAKIPEKLRRKDLNLPQLSEVEVVRHYTRLSEMNYGVDSGVYPLGSCTMKYNPKVNEELASLDSVAYVHPLQDESTVQGSLRLMYMVEKWLAEITGMHRFTLQPAAGAHGEYVGCLLIRAYHKFRGEGFRDEMIVPDSAHGTNPASAAMAGFKVVVVPSDEKGCVDLKALRSAVSERTAGLMLTNPNTLGVFDEHIVEIAEIIHDVGGLLYYDGANLNGILGIVRPGDMGFDIVHLNLHKTFSTPHGGGGPGSGPVGVKEKLEPFLPVPVVEFDGKRYYLDYNRPLSIGKVRSFYGNFAVIVKAVAYILSMGAKGLKAAAELSTLNTNYFLKCMSNVRGYSLPYDPSKPRKHECVLSAEPMERETGVRTLDVAKALLDRGLHAPTIYFPLIVKEALMIEFTDTETKENIDAYVKALKEISDEAYSNPSIVKSSPRNTSVGRLDDVKANHPKFLVPSWRVYMRRLKGAGG, encoded by the coding sequence ATGTTTAGGCAGGCTAAATGGCGTGAACCATTAATCTTTGAGTTGGGTTATGATGGTAGGAGGGGCTACATACCTCCAAAAGTTGATGATGAGGTTAAGTCTGCTGTGGGTGACGTTTTGGCTAAGATTCCTGAGAAGCTTAGGCGTAAAGATTTGAATCTACCGCAGCTCTCCGAGGTTGAGGTTGTTAGGCATTATACCCGTCTATCTGAGATGAATTATGGTGTTGACTCTGGAGTCTACCCATTGGGTTCTTGCACCATGAAGTATAATCCGAAGGTTAATGAGGAGTTGGCATCCCTTGATTCTGTGGCCTATGTTCATCCATTACAAGATGAATCCACAGTTCAAGGTTCTTTGAGGCTTATGTACATGGTGGAGAAGTGGCTTGCAGAGATAACTGGGATGCATAGGTTTACTCTTCAGCCGGCTGCTGGGGCTCATGGGGAGTATGTGGGTTGCCTACTCATTAGGGCTTACCATAAGTTTAGGGGTGAAGGGTTTAGGGATGAGATGATAGTTCCAGATAGTGCCCATGGAACTAATCCTGCAAGTGCAGCTATGGCTGGGTTTAAGGTTGTGGTTGTGCCTTCTGATGAGAAGGGGTGTGTGGATTTGAAGGCTTTGAGGAGTGCTGTTTCGGAGAGGACTGCTGGACTCATGCTCACAAACCCGAATACCTTGGGGGTGTTTGATGAGCACATCGTTGAGATTGCTGAGATAATTCATGATGTTGGTGGATTACTATACTATGATGGTGCAAATCTGAATGGCATATTGGGGATAGTTAGACCTGGCGATATGGGGTTTGATATAGTTCACTTGAATCTCCACAAGACGTTTTCCACTCCGCATGGTGGTGGAGGTCCTGGTTCAGGTCCTGTTGGAGTTAAGGAGAAGCTTGAGCCATTCCTACCGGTTCCAGTTGTGGAGTTTGATGGTAAGAGGTATTATTTGGATTACAATAGGCCTTTATCCATTGGGAAGGTTAGGTCTTTCTATGGTAATTTCGCCGTCATAGTTAAGGCTGTAGCATACATATTGTCCATGGGGGCTAAGGGTTTAAAGGCTGCCGCAGAGCTTTCAACTTTGAACACCAATTACTTCTTGAAGTGCATGTCCAATGTTAGGGGGTATAGCCTCCCATATGATCCAAGTAAGCCTAGGAAGCATGAGTGTGTTTTGAGCGCTGAGCCTATGGAGAGGGAGACTGGCGTTAGGACTTTGGATGTGGCTAAAGCTTTGCTTGATCGTGGTTTACATGCTCCAACAATATACTTCCCATTGATTGTTAAGGAGGCTTTGATGATCGAGTTCACGGACACTGAGACGAAGGAGAATATTGATGCGTATGTTAAGGCTTTGAAGGAGATTTCAGATGAGGCTTACAGCAACCCATCCATTGTAAAGTCTTCTCCAAGGAATACCTCTGTTGGGAGATTGGATGATGTGAAGGCTAACCACCCGAAATTCCTAGTGCCATCCTGGAGGGTTTATATGCGTAGATTGAAGGGGGCTGGTGGCTGA